A window from Chryseobacterium vaccae encodes these proteins:
- a CDS encoding transposase, which yields MKNFQHINIGALLKQRAQELNISEQRICNFLKCKEQEIAKMYQSEHMETGLLLRWSKLLEYDFFRIYSQHLILFAPPSNRQKSNNKSTMPQFKKSIYTIEIIQFCMELINTGQKTKQQIIEEYNIPKTTLYRWINKYDK from the coding sequence ATGAAAAACTTTCAACATATCAATATTGGTGCTCTACTTAAACAAAGAGCACAAGAATTAAATATCAGCGAACAACGTATCTGTAATTTTCTTAAATGCAAGGAACAAGAAATTGCAAAAATGTATCAATCGGAACATATGGAAACAGGTTTATTACTTAGATGGAGCAAACTTTTGGAATACGATTTTTTCAGGATTTATTCACAACATCTGATATTATTTGCTCCCCCTTCAAATAGACAGAAATCAAATAATAAATCTACCATGCCACAATTTAAAAAAAGCATTTATACCATAGAGATCATACAATTTTGTATGGAACTTATCAACACAGGTCAAAAAACAAAACAGCAAATTATAGAAGAATATAATATTCCTAAAACCACATTATATCGATGGATAAATAAGTACGATAAGTAG
- a CDS encoding Crp/Fnr family transcriptional regulator produces MTDVLEKYLSSIGGLSTEEINFSVQFFKPIHLKKGDFFIREDDFCRHIGFIANGAVKAYAIDQDGKENITCFKFENEFVTSFMEFVRQEKSRRSIKTIEDSVIYSISYADYQHLLSEVNSWNEVIKSVMEHEYKQKENYMLNYNNRSAVDKYRHMLSIEPMLVQRITTQDLASYLGITQRSLTRVKGHINRPNVL; encoded by the coding sequence ATGACTGATGTACTTGAAAAGTATCTATCCTCAATAGGAGGACTATCAACTGAGGAAATCAATTTTTCTGTACAGTTCTTTAAACCAATTCACTTAAAAAAAGGTGATTTTTTTATTCGTGAGGATGACTTCTGCCGTCATATTGGATTTATTGCTAATGGTGCTGTAAAAGCATACGCTATAGATCAGGATGGAAAGGAAAATATAACCTGCTTTAAGTTTGAAAATGAATTTGTCACCTCATTTATGGAGTTTGTAAGGCAGGAAAAATCAAGAAGGAGTATCAAAACTATAGAGGATAGTGTCATCTATAGCATAAGCTATGCAGATTATCAGCACCTGCTTAGTGAGGTTAACTCTTGGAATGAGGTTATAAAGTCAGTGATGGAGCATGAGTATAAGCAAAAGGAAAATTATATGTTGAATTATAATAATAGGTCGGCTGTAGATAAATACCGTCATATGCTGTCTATTGAGCCCATGCTCGTTCAGCGCATAACTACGCAGGATCTGGCTTCATATCTGGGGATCACACAACGATCTCTTACACGAGTGAAAGGACATATAAACAGACCCAACGTATTATAG
- a CDS encoding MBL fold metallo-hydrolase codes for MLHQIATEVFHIPLMPRNSINCFIIEGVLVDSGIRSSYATIKKVLQEINVYQHVLTHAHADHQGCSDQVCAEFEIPLLCHPNEVFRTETGMVTMDYPTPQHWIAKLQQRYWAGQGHKVGGTIVENDKIGDFRVIETPGHSAGHISLFREQDGVLIMGDTAVNMNLITTAVGLRLPPNMFTSDQKLNIKSLQKLAQLNPAMICFGHGPVLRNKDRKFEQFVAQCSAAI; via the coding sequence ATGTTACATCAAATAGCTACTGAAGTATTCCATATTCCGCTCATGCCAAGAAACAGTATCAACTGTTTTATTATCGAAGGTGTTTTGGTAGACTCTGGAATAAGGAGTTCATATGCGACTATAAAGAAAGTACTTCAGGAAATCAACGTTTATCAACATGTACTCACACATGCACATGCAGACCACCAAGGGTGCAGCGATCAGGTATGTGCTGAATTTGAGATACCTTTACTCTGCCACCCCAACGAAGTTTTCAGAACCGAAACGGGGATGGTAACCATGGACTATCCAACTCCGCAACATTGGATCGCAAAACTTCAACAAAGGTACTGGGCAGGCCAAGGACATAAAGTTGGAGGGACAATCGTTGAAAACGATAAAATCGGAGACTTTCGGGTAATAGAAACTCCCGGACATTCCGCAGGTCACATATCTTTATTCCGTGAGCAGGATGGTGTACTGATAATGGGAGATACAGCGGTAAATATGAACCTAATCACAACAGCAGTCGGCTTACGGCTTCCACCAAATATGTTCACATCGGATCAGAAGCTTAATATCAAATCGCTCCAGAAGTTAGCACAGCTGAACCCCGCTATGATTTGCTTCGGGCACGGACCGGTGCTTCGAAATAAGGATCGGAAGTTTGAGCAATTTGTGGCTCAATGCAGTGCTGCTATTTAA
- a CDS encoding PhzF family phenazine biosynthesis protein gives MKLDLFQIDTFTEAIFQGNSACVVPLKTWLPDEILLKIACENAVAETAFFIDNGNTIHLRWFTPEIEMDLCGHATLATAYCLTSILNYQKSRIVFETKSGELIVDVKDGLYYMDLPSRMPEPSTLPENIAQSLNIQPKEVFKSRDYLLVYESEEDIRKISVERSILDLINLDPGGVVVTAAGTDSDFVSRYFTPQSSILEDPVTGSSHCSLVPFWSLRLGKDKLYARQLSERGGELYCENKNERVIVAGKARTYSRGNIWIE, from the coding sequence ATGAAGTTGGATTTATTTCAAATAGATACTTTTACAGAAGCTATTTTCCAAGGAAATTCTGCCTGTGTTGTCCCGTTGAAAACCTGGTTACCTGATGAGATTCTTTTAAAAATAGCCTGTGAAAATGCCGTAGCAGAAACAGCATTCTTTATTGATAACGGTAATACCATTCATCTGAGATGGTTTACTCCTGAAATAGAGATGGATTTATGCGGACATGCCACTCTTGCCACCGCTTATTGCCTAACTTCCATCTTAAACTATCAGAAGAGCAGGATTGTTTTTGAAACTAAAAGCGGTGAGCTGATAGTAGATGTAAAAGACGGACTTTATTATATGGATTTACCTTCAAGAATGCCTGAGCCTTCGACTCTTCCTGAGAATATAGCCCAATCTCTCAATATTCAGCCAAAGGAAGTTTTCAAATCAAGAGACTATTTACTGGTATATGAGTCTGAGGAAGACATCAGGAAAATCAGTGTTGAAAGATCCATTTTAGACCTTATCAATCTGGATCCCGGAGGTGTGGTTGTAACTGCAGCGGGTACTGACAGCGACTTTGTTTCGAGATACTTTACACCCCAGTCTTCAATTCTTGAAGATCCTGTAACCGGCTCTTCACACTGCTCACTCGTTCCATTCTGGTCATTAAGACTGGGAAAAGACAAACTTTATGCCCGTCAGCTATCAGAAAGAGGCGGAGAGCTGTATTGTGAAAATAAAAATGAAAGGGTAATTGTGGCGGGTAAAGCCAGAACTTATTCTAGGGGAAATATTTGGATAGAATGA
- the mnmE gene encoding tRNA uridine-5-carboxymethylaminomethyl(34) synthesis GTPase MnmE, translating into MNNDTICALATANGVGALGIIRVSGNDALPVVQKSFPGKKLEKQKSHTIHYGYFMDGEEAIDEVMLSIFLAPKSFTTENSVEIAFHGSPHIGKRILETLIKNGARMAKAGEFTLRAFINGRIDLSQAEAIADVIASENEASRKVAINQLKGGITNEISLLRTDLLNFVSLIELELDFAEEDVEFADRTALSGLLDKIEVKLSSLIESFQYGNAIKNGTAVAIIGKPNAGKSTLLNALLKEERAIVSNIAGTTRDTIEEVLHIKGHAFRLIDTAGLRETMDEIEAIGVKKAKEKVENANILVYLADAATEDYSEDIEMIRSLLREDLKLIICATKIDEVLPPKYESVENIFRDEISQEFDFIRISAVENQNIQDLKNELSSYVEHLKTQENNVVITNQRHFEALQKSMDAVHKVKEAISFQISTELLAYELRNALEYLGEISGEVTNDEVLGNIFSKFCIGK; encoded by the coding sequence ATGAATAACGATACGATTTGCGCACTGGCTACAGCCAATGGAGTAGGGGCTTTAGGGATTATCAGAGTTTCCGGGAACGATGCTTTACCGGTTGTTCAGAAAAGTTTTCCAGGTAAGAAACTGGAAAAACAGAAATCCCATACCATTCATTACGGATATTTTATGGATGGTGAAGAGGCTATTGATGAGGTTATGCTGTCTATTTTCCTGGCTCCGAAAAGCTTTACAACAGAAAATTCTGTGGAAATTGCTTTTCACGGCTCTCCGCACATCGGGAAACGTATTCTGGAAACCCTTATAAAAAACGGGGCAAGAATGGCTAAGGCAGGGGAATTTACCCTTCGTGCCTTTATCAATGGAAGAATAGACCTTTCACAGGCAGAAGCGATTGCCGATGTAATTGCCTCTGAAAATGAAGCCTCCCGAAAAGTAGCTATCAACCAGCTGAAAGGCGGAATTACCAATGAAATATCGTTATTAAGAACAGACCTTTTGAATTTTGTTTCTCTGATCGAGCTGGAACTGGATTTTGCCGAGGAAGATGTGGAATTTGCAGACAGAACAGCCCTTAGCGGATTGTTGGATAAAATTGAGGTGAAATTAAGTTCTCTTATTGAAAGTTTCCAGTACGGAAATGCCATCAAAAACGGAACAGCCGTTGCCATCATAGGAAAACCCAATGCCGGAAAATCTACTTTGTTGAATGCTCTTTTGAAAGAGGAAAGAGCCATTGTAAGCAATATTGCCGGAACGACAAGAGATACCATTGAAGAAGTTCTTCATATTAAAGGTCATGCCTTCCGATTGATTGATACAGCCGGACTTCGCGAGACTATGGACGAAATTGAAGCCATTGGAGTAAAAAAAGCCAAAGAAAAGGTTGAAAATGCCAATATTCTGGTATACCTTGCCGATGCTGCCACTGAGGACTATTCGGAAGATATTGAAATGATCCGGTCATTGTTGAGAGAGGATCTGAAGCTGATTATCTGTGCTACCAAAATTGATGAGGTACTGCCTCCGAAGTATGAATCGGTAGAAAATATTTTCAGAGATGAAATCTCCCAAGAGTTTGATTTTATCAGAATTTCAGCAGTGGAAAATCAGAATATCCAGGATCTTAAAAATGAATTGTCATCTTATGTAGAACATTTAAAAACCCAGGAAAATAATGTGGTAATCACCAATCAACGTCATTTTGAAGCTTTACAGAAGTCAATGGATGCCGTACATAAAGTAAAAGAAGCTATTTCTTTCCAGATCTCTACAGAGCTGCTAGCCTATGAGCTGAGAAACGCTTTGGAATATCTTGGCGAGATCTCTGGTGAAGTGACGAACGATGAGGTACTGGGGAATATTTTTTCTAAGTTTTGTATAGGGAAATAG
- a CDS encoding NAD(P)H-dependent oxidoreductase, giving the protein MKKIAIINGHPNKDSFNFGIAKAYREGAKQSGAEVKEITIATLNFDPVLHFGYQKRMELEPDLRKAWEIIQWADHLVWVHPVWWGGMPALMKGFIDRIFLPGLAYKYRDNSVWWDKLLTGKTAHIITTLDQPGWYYRLFYGRPSINQLKKSTLEFCGIKPIKVTYIGIIRNSTEGQRNKWIKKVDKLGRALK; this is encoded by the coding sequence ATGAAAAAAATAGCCATTATTAACGGACATCCCAATAAAGATTCTTTCAATTTCGGGATTGCGAAAGCTTATAGAGAAGGGGCAAAACAGTCCGGAGCTGAGGTGAAAGAAATTACAATAGCAACTTTGAACTTTGATCCTGTTCTGCATTTTGGATATCAGAAAAGAATGGAGCTGGAACCGGATCTTCGTAAAGCCTGGGAAATTATTCAATGGGCGGATCATCTGGTTTGGGTCCATCCCGTCTGGTGGGGCGGTATGCCTGCATTGATGAAAGGATTTATCGACCGGATTTTTCTGCCTGGATTAGCTTATAAATACAGAGATAATTCGGTCTGGTGGGACAAATTGTTGACAGGTAAAACAGCCCATATCATTACCACGCTGGATCAGCCTGGTTGGTACTACCGTCTTTTTTATGGCCGGCCAAGTATTAACCAGCTGAAAAAATCAACACTGGAATTCTGCGGCATCAAACCGATAAAGGTTACCTATATCGGAATTATAAGAAACTCTACAGAAGGACAGCGGAATAAATGGATTAAAAAAGTAGATAAGCTTGGTAGAGCTTTGAAATAA
- a CDS encoding NAD-dependent epimerase/dehydratase family protein translates to MEHNILIVGGNGLVGKTMIRILKERNPDVNIFIGGRKGGKTENDLKIDVTDPGTLKKITDHRINLIILSVNDQSDHILKFAIANGIDYLDITKPTPDLIKAYDIAKSNTVRSRIVFSSGWMGGIVNGLVKTLSDEKDILEVKLFVYYSVKDLAGESSAHFMAENVAKPFVRYENNSPVSIKHFLDAEDFNFSFGIGKRQAYNFDVPDLYILNQIEKIPNVSVKMTYNSKLITWLLGAFQKIRLFNILSLKERKMIFGSSGNGDQSIFEIEVKTKDGHKKLSLQSLKGQAELTAFSAVLHMEELLMNTHENRIYFSHQLHQPEILLKRLKAYETISIN, encoded by the coding sequence ATGGAGCACAATATTCTGATCGTTGGAGGTAATGGTCTTGTAGGTAAAACAATGATTCGGATTCTGAAAGAAAGAAATCCGGATGTTAATATTTTCATTGGTGGAAGGAAAGGAGGTAAAACAGAAAATGACCTGAAAATTGATGTTACTGATCCCGGAACTTTAAAAAAAATTACAGATCATCGTATTAATCTGATCATTCTTTCGGTGAATGACCAATCTGATCATATTCTTAAGTTTGCTATAGCCAACGGGATTGATTATTTAGACATCACCAAACCTACTCCCGATCTTATAAAAGCATATGATATCGCTAAAAGCAACACTGTCCGCAGTAGGATTGTATTCAGTTCCGGCTGGATGGGCGGTATTGTAAACGGGTTGGTGAAAACACTTTCGGATGAGAAAGATATACTGGAAGTAAAGCTATTTGTATACTATTCTGTGAAGGATCTTGCCGGAGAAAGTTCAGCACATTTTATGGCAGAAAATGTAGCTAAGCCTTTTGTCCGGTATGAAAATAACAGCCCTGTTTCCATAAAACATTTCCTGGATGCTGAAGATTTTAATTTTTCTTTTGGAATTGGAAAAAGACAGGCTTATAATTTCGATGTACCGGATCTGTATATTTTAAATCAGATTGAAAAAATACCCAATGTAAGCGTTAAGATGACCTACAATTCAAAGCTGATCACATGGCTTTTGGGGGCATTTCAAAAAATAAGGCTTTTTAATATCCTTTCGTTAAAGGAAAGAAAAATGATTTTCGGATCGAGTGGGAACGGAGATCAGAGTATATTTGAAATCGAGGTGAAAACAAAGGATGGGCATAAAAAATTAAGTCTGCAAAGTCTTAAAGGACAGGCTGAATTAACAGCATTTTCTGCTGTGCTTCATATGGAGGAATTGCTTATGAACACTCATGAAAACCGTATTTATTTCAGTCATCAGCTTCATCAGCCGGAGATCCTGCTTAAAAGGCTTAAAGCCTACGAAACGATCAGTATAAACTAA
- a CDS encoding Crp/Fnr family transcriptional regulator, which yields MIEDYFRSFKIFSEKEIGDFLQLFESRKVYKNDFFVQEGQKCKEIAFIISGIFRSFYISDQGKDMTYCFRFPNQMMAGYSSFISGCPSRENMQAITDGDLMILKKDAVDQLVRDDLNWTRFLKMIAEEEYLELENRFFQLQRDNAAQRYETLLGNQPDYIQKIPLQYLASYLGITQRHLSRIRKEI from the coding sequence ATGATAGAAGATTACTTCCGGAGCTTTAAGATATTTTCAGAAAAAGAGATCGGGGATTTTTTACAGCTTTTTGAATCAAGAAAAGTATATAAGAATGATTTTTTTGTACAGGAAGGCCAAAAGTGCAAAGAGATCGCATTTATAATTTCCGGAATTTTCCGGTCTTTTTATATTTCAGATCAAGGGAAAGATATGACCTATTGTTTCAGGTTTCCCAATCAGATGATGGCTGGGTATTCGTCTTTTATTTCAGGATGTCCCAGCCGGGAAAACATGCAGGCCATTACCGATGGGGATCTGATGATTTTAAAAAAAGATGCCGTGGATCAACTCGTCCGGGATGATCTCAACTGGACCAGATTTTTAAAAATGATCGCTGAAGAAGAATATCTTGAACTTGAAAACCGGTTTTTCCAACTGCAAAGGGACAATGCAGCACAACGGTATGAAACTCTTCTCGGTAACCAGCCGGACTATATACAGAAAATCCCGTTACAATATCTGGCTTCTTATCTTGGAATTACTCAAAGACATCTCAGCCGTATCAGAAAAGAAATATAA
- a CDS encoding aminopeptidase P family protein yields the protein MTSKEKVAALRQEMQKNNVDAFIVYSADPHMSEYLPEEWQERAWLSGFLGSAGFVVVTKDKAGLWTDGRYFTQAAIELDGSGIDLFKDGMEGTPNYIDWIISEIPAGGKVALNAKAASHANWQLLSQKLQSKNLILEDLPLLKEIWKDRGTPSKNPIFVHPLERAGKSVTDKLGAIRQKMEEQDATVHVISSLDDVAWTLNLRGSDVESNPVFLGYIVITKNDAVLFTDLEKLEVETRKQMDDSFVKMMPYEEFYNYLKAFKNETVLVSPNSNQQIFETLKADNQFIKAPVPGNLMKAQKNEAELEGFRKVMVRDGVAMVKFLYWLTHNAGKETMNEYSIGKKLRGFRAEGENFVGESFGSIIGYKDNGAIMHYSAKSEGSKEVTNDASILVDSGGQYLEGTTDITRTLALGAVSEEFKRNSTLVLQGMIRLSMVKFPKGTKGVHLDAVARLPLWMEGKDFNHGTGHGVGSFMNVHEGPQNIRKDLNPQDLLPGMVCSNEPGYYLEGDYGIRHENLIAVKEAEKTIHGTFYEFETLTFCPFFKDTIVKEILSEKEIAWLNDYHRTCEEKIGPYLEGEVKEWFLALVSPL from the coding sequence ATGACTTCAAAGGAAAAAGTTGCTGCACTTCGTCAGGAAATGCAGAAAAATAATGTTGATGCATTTATAGTATATTCTGCAGATCCTCATATGAGCGAATATCTGCCTGAAGAATGGCAGGAAAGAGCATGGCTGTCAGGGTTTTTAGGTTCTGCCGGTTTTGTGGTAGTAACAAAAGATAAAGCAGGTCTCTGGACAGACGGAAGGTATTTTACCCAGGCTGCCATTGAACTGGATGGTTCCGGAATTGATCTTTTCAAGGATGGAATGGAAGGAACCCCTAATTATATCGACTGGATTATTTCTGAAATTCCAGCTGGTGGTAAAGTCGCTTTAAATGCTAAGGCAGCTTCACATGCCAATTGGCAGCTGCTTTCACAAAAATTACAATCCAAAAATCTGATTCTGGAAGACCTTCCTCTTTTAAAGGAAATCTGGAAAGACAGAGGCACCCCTTCGAAGAATCCTATTTTCGTACATCCGTTAGAAAGAGCTGGAAAATCTGTTACCGATAAGCTTGGGGCCATCCGCCAGAAAATGGAAGAGCAGGATGCTACGGTTCATGTAATTTCAAGCCTTGATGATGTTGCCTGGACACTGAATTTAAGAGGAAGCGATGTGGAAAGTAATCCCGTATTCTTAGGTTATATTGTGATTACAAAGAACGATGCGGTTCTGTTTACAGATCTTGAAAAACTGGAAGTAGAGACCAGAAAACAAATGGATGATTCATTCGTAAAAATGATGCCTTACGAAGAATTTTACAACTATTTGAAAGCTTTTAAAAATGAAACCGTGTTGGTATCGCCTAACAGCAATCAGCAGATCTTTGAAACATTAAAAGCAGACAATCAGTTTATTAAAGCTCCGGTTCCGGGTAACCTGATGAAGGCCCAGAAGAACGAAGCTGAACTGGAAGGTTTCAGAAAAGTAATGGTGAGAGATGGTGTGGCTATGGTAAAGTTTCTTTACTGGCTGACCCATAATGCGGGAAAAGAAACTATGAACGAATATTCAATCGGTAAAAAGTTGAGAGGGTTCCGTGCAGAAGGTGAAAACTTTGTGGGCGAAAGCTTCGGAAGCATCATAGGATATAAAGATAATGGTGCTATTATGCACTATTCTGCAAAAAGTGAAGGAAGCAAAGAAGTGACGAATGATGCGAGCATACTGGTAGATTCAGGAGGTCAATATCTTGAAGGAACTACCGATATTACCAGAACATTGGCTTTGGGAGCGGTTTCTGAAGAATTTAAAAGAAACTCTACTCTGGTACTTCAGGGTATGATCCGCCTGTCCATGGTGAAATTCCCGAAAGGAACAAAAGGAGTTCACCTTGATGCCGTTGCAAGACTTCCGCTGTGGATGGAAGGTAAAGATTTTAACCACGGAACAGGTCATGGAGTAGGAAGCTTTATGAACGTACATGAAGGTCCTCAGAATATCAGAAAAGATCTGAATCCCCAAGATCTTCTGCCGGGAATGGTATGCTCAAACGAGCCGGGATATTATCTGGAAGGAGATTATGGAATCCGTCATGAAAACCTTATTGCGGTAAAAGAAGCAGAAAAAACGATTCACGGAACTTTTTATGAGTTTGAAACCTTGACGTTCTGCCCATTCTTTAAAGATACCATTGTAAAAGAAATCCTTTCTGAAAAAGAGATTGCATGGCTGAATGATTATCACAGAACCTGTGAAGAAAAAATCGGCCCTTATCTTGAAGGAGAGGTAAAGGAATGGTTCCTGGCTCTGGTTAGCCCACTTTAA
- a CDS encoding DUF6526 family protein has product MKIQNYNNHRKFYPPHHFIYLPLLILLEVFGMYKIWDDPENKLIWILFSIVVFLLFYLAFMTRQHYALGLQNRMVRLEFKQRYFEIFGERSDETAEKLRFDQIAALRFAYDDEFKELLNRAIHENISGDEIKRSIKRWKPDLYRI; this is encoded by the coding sequence ATGAAAATACAGAATTATAACAATCACAGGAAATTTTATCCGCCGCATCACTTCATATATCTTCCTTTGCTTATCCTTCTTGAAGTCTTTGGAATGTATAAAATATGGGATGATCCCGAAAATAAACTCATCTGGATTTTGTTTTCTATTGTTGTATTTCTGCTTTTCTATCTGGCTTTCATGACCAGACAACATTACGCTTTGGGGCTTCAAAACCGTATGGTAAGGCTTGAGTTTAAACAGCGATATTTTGAGATTTTCGGTGAAAGATCTGATGAAACAGCTGAAAAATTAAGATTTGACCAGATTGCCGCCCTGAGATTTGCTTATGATGATGAATTTAAAGAGCTTCTGAACCGGGCTATTCACGAAAACATTTCCGGGGATGAGATTAAAAGATCCATTAAGCGATGGAAACCTGATCTCTATAGAATTTAA
- a CDS encoding phosphatidate cytidylyltransferase codes for MKKLSLYSMTILSLLTLTSCEAVETIFKAGMWWGIILVCAIVVILLLIFSRGKNS; via the coding sequence ATGAAAAAGTTGAGCTTATACAGTATGACGATACTCAGCTTGTTGACACTAACGAGCTGTGAAGCAGTAGAAACAATTTTTAAGGCTGGAATGTGGTGGGGAATTATCCTAGTCTGCGCCATTGTAGTTATTCTTTTACTGATCTTTTCGAGGGGTAAAAACTCTTAA
- a CDS encoding DNA topoisomerase IB translates to MEKNADTEIISHLRPSKIVKIMNDPEASAKAVHLVYTTDAETAGIIRKKTGKKYSYFKDGEKIKDKTEINRINKLVIPPAWENVWICALENGHLQATGFDIKKRKQYRYHPLWSALRNHTKFYRMLQFGYALPDIRLQVEQDLALRNFEKRKILALIVSLMQRTNIRIGNNAYEKLYGSFGLTTLKGRHVKINGQKITFEFKGKKGIMHHVDLKSRRLARLVQKCKDIPGKELFQYIDEEGNRHSIDSGMVNDYIKEISGEDFTAKDFRTWSGTVSALIAFKEIGYAENDSQYKKKVKEALEIVAGHLGNTSTVCKKYYVHPLVINLYENNTLKKYLDELEEIEVNDGKADLTQEEKLVLKILENEKM, encoded by the coding sequence ATGGAGAAGAATGCAGACACAGAGATTATTTCTCATCTTAGACCTTCAAAAATTGTAAAAATCATGAATGATCCGGAAGCTTCTGCAAAGGCGGTACATCTTGTATATACCACCGATGCAGAAACCGCCGGAATTATCCGTAAGAAAACCGGAAAAAAATATTCTTACTTCAAAGACGGTGAGAAGATCAAAGATAAGACCGAGATCAACAGAATCAATAAGCTGGTGATTCCTCCCGCCTGGGAAAATGTATGGATATGTGCCCTGGAAAATGGTCATCTTCAGGCCACAGGTTTCGATATAAAAAAAAGGAAACAGTACCGCTATCATCCACTTTGGAGTGCTTTGAGAAATCACACCAAATTTTATAGAATGCTTCAGTTCGGATATGCGCTTCCGGATATAAGGCTTCAGGTAGAGCAGGATCTCGCTCTGAGAAATTTTGAAAAGAGAAAAATACTGGCTCTGATCGTCAGTCTGATGCAGCGTACCAATATCAGGATCGGCAATAATGCCTACGAAAAGCTGTATGGTTCTTTCGGCTTAACGACATTAAAAGGCAGACATGTGAAGATCAACGGTCAAAAAATTACGTTTGAATTCAAAGGAAAAAAGGGAATCATGCACCATGTGGACCTCAAAAGCAGAAGACTTGCAAGGCTTGTTCAGAAGTGCAAGGATATTCCAGGAAAGGAGCTTTTTCAGTATATCGATGAAGAGGGAAACCGTCATTCCATAGACTCAGGAATGGTGAATGATTACATTAAAGAAATAAGCGGTGAAGATTTTACGGCCAAAGATTTCAGAACATGGTCCGGAACAGTGAGTGCTCTCATTGCATTTAAAGAGATAGGCTATGCAGAAAATGATTCCCAGTATAAAAAGAAAGTGAAAGAAGCTCTGGAAATTGTTGCAGGACACTTGGGAAACACCAGCACCGTATGCAAAAAATACTACGTTCACCCGCTGGTTATCAATCTTTATGAAAACAATACCCTAAAAAAATATCTCGACGAGCTTGAAGAAATTGAAGTAAATGACGGGAAAGCAGACCTGACACAGGAAGAAAAACTTGTGCTGAAAATTTTAGAAAACGAGAAAATGTGA
- a CDS encoding helix-turn-helix domain-containing protein: MEVLSNFQYKKLFLPNITEKILANNADIQLYRIENYLKGILMPVIPYRTTFNFIIFVTKGHIRQYLENKEYHAEKGGVIFIKQGTITATVELSDDIEGFFLAYENNILSEQELPKHKSSIFFMTPFLNLDSLTYGTITQLLPIMEQELWLNSLNINEVVVTMLHLILVKMLSTDSDSHHKSATRPMELSLQFRDLLFKYHVIEKRVAFYADKLSVTESYLNKCVKNVTQKSPKQWINEIDINYSKALLHSSKDIAEIAYELNFHTASHFTQLFKKIAGITPKEYRTQFLKNRIPV; this comes from the coding sequence ATGGAAGTATTATCCAATTTTCAGTATAAAAAACTTTTCCTCCCGAATATCACGGAGAAAATACTAGCTAATAATGCGGATATACAGCTTTACCGGATAGAAAATTACCTTAAAGGAATCCTGATGCCGGTAATCCCTTACCGTACGACCTTTAACTTCATTATTTTTGTAACTAAAGGACACATCAGACAATATCTTGAAAATAAAGAATATCATGCTGAAAAAGGTGGTGTTATTTTTATCAAACAGGGAACCATAACAGCTACCGTGGAACTTTCCGATGATATTGAAGGGTTCTTTCTGGCATATGAAAATAATATTCTGTCTGAACAGGAGCTTCCGAAACACAAAAGCAGCATCTTCTTTATGACACCTTTCCTGAACCTGGACAGCCTCACTTATGGAACGATTACCCAGCTGCTTCCGATCATGGAACAGGAATTATGGCTGAATAGCCTCAATATCAACGAAGTGGTCGTTACCATGCTGCATCTTATTCTGGTGAAAATGCTCAGTACAGATTCCGATTCGCATCATAAATCAGCCACCCGCCCGATGGAACTGTCTCTTCAGTTCCGTGACCTTCTTTTTAAATACCATGTGATAGAAAAAAGAGTAGCCTTTTATGCTGATAAGCTTTCTGTGACAGAAAGTTATCTCAATAAATGTGTGAAAAACGTTACCCAGAAATCTCCGAAACAATGGATCAATGAAATAGACATCAATTATAGCAAGGCTCTCCTTCATTCCAGTAAAGATATTGCTGAAATCGCTTATGAACTGAACTTTCATACAGCTTCACATTTTACCCAGCTTTTCAAAAAAATTGCAGGAATTACCCCTAAAGAGTACAGAACACAGTTTTTGAAGAACAGGATTCCGGTTTGA